The following are from one region of the Colius striatus isolate bColStr4 chromosome Z, bColStr4.1.hap1, whole genome shotgun sequence genome:
- the LOC133628930 gene encoding uncharacterized protein LOC133628930, with translation MYVLGWVANNLQPQLGAGEKFSAQALTPWCIHRGLLHRVGEEGCRSATSVEMEEVMITAEGLVKHSWGRRESLPPHTQLFTSVKSPGREKIKRQRRSRGGRRGRGRQSVVKLRSELELEPDPQPGPQGEAEPVPSELSPLQMVHQEQPPVLTTLGLAGGMQSLAGGMQEELAALGQDPATDEVEVLNLAAAAEIPEDLNTPLENDHLDN, from the exons ATGTATGTACTGGGTTGGGTGGCAAATAATCTTCAACCACAGCTTGGGGCTGGGGAAAAATTCAGTGCTCAAGCTCTGACTCCCTGGTGCATCCACAGAGGGCTGCTTCACAGGGTTGGGGAGGAGGGCTGCAGAAGTGCCACTTCTGTTGAGATGGAAGAGGTCATGATCACAGCAGAAGGCTTGGTAAAGCATTCTTGGGGCAGGAGGGAAAGTCTTCCTCCCCACACACAACTTTTCACTAGTGTGAAATCCCCTGGCAGGGAGAAGATCAAACGacagaggagaagcagaggagggaggCGAGGCCGAGGCCGTCAGTCAGTGGTGAAGCTCAGATCAGAGCTGGAACTGGAGCCAGACCCCCAGCCTGGTCCCCAAGGGGAGGCTGAGCCAGTGCCCTCAGAGCTGTCACCGTTGCAGATGGTGCATCAAGAACAGCCACCGGTGCTGACTACTCTGGgcctggctggtgggatgcagtccctggctggtgggatgcaggAAGAGCTGGCAGCCCTGGGCCAGGATCCTGCCacgg ATGAAGTCGAGGTGCTgaacctggcagcagcagcagagatacCAGAAGACTTGAATACTCCTCTGGAAAATGATCACCTGGATAACTAA
- the SPINK4 gene encoding serine protease inhibitor Kazal-type 4 — MPTREMVVVSAVVLGALVAVVAADGTHQNEGNSLRKPVCGEMVELQACPLLYLPVCGTDGNTYANECQLCVQKMKTRQDIRILEDGECQDL; from the exons ATGCCCACCAGGGAGATGGTGGTGGTATCAGCGGTGGTGTTGGGGGCACTGGTGGCTGTTGTCGCTGCCGACG gGACACACCAGAATGAAGGGAATAGCCTGAGAAAG CCGGTGTGTGGAGAGATGGTTGAGCTTCAGGCCTGCCCCCTCCTGTACTTGCCTGTGTGTGGGACCGATGGGAACACCTATGCCAACGAATGCCAGCTCTGTGTGCAGAAAAT GAAAACTAGGCAAGACATCCGGATTTTGGAAGATGGGGAGTGTCAAGATCTCTGA